One Haemorhous mexicanus isolate bHaeMex1 chromosome 19, bHaeMex1.pri, whole genome shotgun sequence genomic window carries:
- the LOC132336216 gene encoding uncharacterized protein LOC132336216 isoform X1 yields the protein MPQRPLTASSLSPAVAKGLLILWAVPGQGGRSPLAPTVQQTQALVRLMAEDAQELFTFYEKDQHLDIHNICRTNNTPEWLQRPAKGRWGLRRLRRPMIHMEQALQGIIRHQRDLQHPEAEILRRLSRTHLKVRALLSNLAGLFPGPSPRPGRRPLPSPAASLGIFRQKLQGCQILWSYARFMAERSAELGAGSRRTRREKGRSPRGSRRPARL from the exons ATGCCCCAACGGCCCCTGACTGCCTCctctttgtccccagctgtcgCCAAAGGGCTCCTCATCCTCTGGGCAGTGCCGGGCCAGGGGGGCAGGTCCCCGCTGGCCCCCACCGTGCAGCAGACCCAGGCGCTGGTGAGGCTCATGGCCGAGGACGCGCAGGAGCTCTTCACCTTCTAC GAGAAGGATCAGCACCTGGACATCCACAACATCTGCCGCACCAACAACACCCCCGAGTGGCTGCAGAGGCCAGCTAAGGGACGCTGGGGGCTGCGGAGGCTGCGGAGGCCCATGATCCACATGGAGCAGGCGCTGCAGGGCATCATCCGCCACCAGCGCGACCTCCAGCACCCCGAGGCCGAAATCCTTCGCCGCTTGAGCAGGACCCACCTGAAGGTGCGAGCGCTCCTCAGCAACCTGGCGGGGCTCTTCCCGGGCCCCAgcccccgccccggccgccgGCCCCTCCCCAGTCCCGCGGCATCCCTCGGCATCTTCCGACAGAAGCTGCAGGGGTGCCAGATCCTCTGGAGCTACGCCCGCTTCATGGCCGAGCGCAGCGCCGAGCTGGGTGCCGGGAGCCGCCGGACGCGCCGGGAGAAGGGGAGATCGCCCCGGGGCTCACGGCGGCCCGCACGGCTCTAG
- the LOC132336216 gene encoding uncharacterized protein LOC132336216 isoform X2 translates to MRCDGRPWAVLAAVAKGLLILWAVPGQGGRSPLAPTVQQTQALVRLMAEDAQELFTFYEKDQHLDIHNICRTNNTPEWLQRPAKGRWGLRRLRRPMIHMEQALQGIIRHQRDLQHPEAEILRRLSRTHLKVRALLSNLAGLFPGPSPRPGRRPLPSPAASLGIFRQKLQGCQILWSYARFMAERSAELGAGSRRTRREKGRSPRGSRRPARL, encoded by the exons ctgtcgCCAAAGGGCTCCTCATCCTCTGGGCAGTGCCGGGCCAGGGGGGCAGGTCCCCGCTGGCCCCCACCGTGCAGCAGACCCAGGCGCTGGTGAGGCTCATGGCCGAGGACGCGCAGGAGCTCTTCACCTTCTAC GAGAAGGATCAGCACCTGGACATCCACAACATCTGCCGCACCAACAACACCCCCGAGTGGCTGCAGAGGCCAGCTAAGGGACGCTGGGGGCTGCGGAGGCTGCGGAGGCCCATGATCCACATGGAGCAGGCGCTGCAGGGCATCATCCGCCACCAGCGCGACCTCCAGCACCCCGAGGCCGAAATCCTTCGCCGCTTGAGCAGGACCCACCTGAAGGTGCGAGCGCTCCTCAGCAACCTGGCGGGGCTCTTCCCGGGCCCCAgcccccgccccggccgccgGCCCCTCCCCAGTCCCGCGGCATCCCTCGGCATCTTCCGACAGAAGCTGCAGGGGTGCCAGATCCTCTGGAGCTACGCCCGCTTCATGGCCGAGCGCAGCGCCGAGCTGGGTGCCGGGAGCCGCCGGACGCGCCGGGAGAAGGGGAGATCGCCCCGGGGCTCACGGCGGCCCGCACGGCTCTAG